GAAGAATAAGCATTCCAATAAAATAATTCGATATTCGTCGTGTTTTTTATTTTTCTTGACTCGGGCTCAAGTCCACATAAATCAAAGAAATTTTAACATATTGCAAACAAATTTGTCAAGGACTTCGGCGCACAATAATATTTTAACGGGAAAAGGAGAAATAAATGCTTTACGAAAAAGAAATCGAACCCCTTAAAGAAATAGTGCAAATTGTCGGTAAATACCAACTTGAAATGCAGAAAAAATTGAAAAATGTCAATATCAAACAAGATAAATCGCTTGTTACCGAAGTTGACGTAAATTCCGAAAAAACAATAAGAGAATATATTTCGACAAAATTTCCAAATGACGGATTTTTAGGCGAAGAATACGGAGAAACTATTGGGGAATCGGACCGCCGCTGGATTATCGACCCGCTTGACGGCACATTTCCGTACGTTCACGGCATTCCGACTTACAGCGTCTTGATAGCGCTCGAAGTAAACGGAATTTTGTCGGCGGGAATTACACATTTTCCAGCCTTAAACGAAACGTATTGGGCGACGCTTGGCGGCGGAGCGTTTTGTAACGGTGAAAAGTTGACGGTTTCGCAAACCGCCAAAATACCCGATTCTACGGCTTCTGCGCTTGGAATAGTTGAAGCCGCTAAAAAAGAAAATGGTAAAAAATTATTTAAAATACTTCAAAAATGCGGCTATTTTTACGGATTTATGGACGCGTATTCTTATGTCGGCGTCGCAGCCGGAAAATTGGATTTTTGCGTCTCGCTTATCGATAAACCGTGGGATAAAGCGTCCTCTGCGTTAATCGTCAAAGAAGCGGGCGGAATTTTTAGCGATTTAAGCGGCAAGGAAACAATTTACGGGGACGATTTTATCGTCTCAAATAAAAATATTCACAAAGCGGTTTTGAAAAATTTTACTTAAAACATGTTTTTTGCGATAATGACGCCCGCAACAAATTTTCCCAAACTTGCCCCGATATTTGTAAA
Above is a genomic segment from Chitinispirillales bacterium containing:
- a CDS encoding inositol monophosphatase; translation: MLYEKEIEPLKEIVQIVGKYQLEMQKKLKNVNIKQDKSLVTEVDVNSEKTIREYISTKFPNDGFLGEEYGETIGESDRRWIIDPLDGTFPYVHGIPTYSVLIALEVNGILSAGITHFPALNETYWATLGGGAFCNGEKLTVSQTAKIPDSTASALGIVEAAKKENGKKLFKILQKCGYFYGFMDAYSYVGVAAGKLDFCVSLIDKPWDKASSALIVKEAGGIFSDLSGKETIYGDDFIVSNKNIHKAVLKNFT